GTTTCATGAACGACTACCCGGTGGCCAGGCACTACCGGGACAGCAAGATCCTCGAGATCGGCGAGGGCACAACGGAGGTTCAGCTGATGCTGATCGGACGGGAGCTGGGACTGTGAGCGATGTCGACGGCTTGCGCCGGGTGGTCCAGACCGGCCTGTGGTTCGAGGAACTCGAGACCGATGTGCGCTACGAGCACCGGCCCGGGCGCACCATGACCGAGACGGACAACGTCCTGTTCAGCACGCTGACCATGAATCCCCAAGGGCTGCACATCGATGCGGCCTACAGCGACGCCCAGGAGCCGTTCCATCAGCGCCTGGTGAATTCGCTGTTCACCCTCGGCACCATGGTCGGCCTCGCGGTGGCGCACCTCACCCAGGGCACCACCGTCGCCAATCTCGGCTTCTCCGAGGTGAAGTTCCCGGCGCCGCTGTTCCACGGCGACACTGTCTACGCCGAAACCATCGTGCTGGACAAGCGCCTGTCGAAGAGCAGGCCCGGCGAGGGCATCGTCACCTTCCGCCACATCGCGCGCAACCAGCACGGCACGATCGTCGCCGAGGCCGTGCGCAACGCGATGATCCGCCTGCGTCCCGAGACGACCGCGGCATGAGCTGGCAGCTGCCCGGTCCCGCGTGGCTGTTCTGCCCGGCCGATCGCCCGGACCGATACGAAAAGGCCGCCGCGGCAGCCGATGTGGTGATCCTCGACCTCGAGGACGGCGTGGCAGCGGCGGACAAGACGGCGGCCCGCAAAGCCCTCGCCGAGACCCCGCTGGATCCCGAGCGCACC
This genomic stretch from Nocardia brasiliensis ATCC 700358 harbors:
- a CDS encoding MaoC family dehydratase produces the protein MSDVDGLRRVVQTGLWFEELETDVRYEHRPGRTMTETDNVLFSTLTMNPQGLHIDAAYSDAQEPFHQRLVNSLFTLGTMVGLAVAHLTQGTTVANLGFSEVKFPAPLFHGDTVYAETIVLDKRLSKSRPGEGIVTFRHIARNQHGTIVAEAVRNAMIRLRPETTAA